A genome region from Sphingomonas sp. BGYR3 includes the following:
- the proC gene encoding pyrroline-5-carboxylate reductase: MTLRTIGLVGCGAMAGAMLARWIATETIAARDVFVVNTADRALPDGVAQGRAFPADAQFDAVMIGVKPQQLGEAIAAHGDMLAAAPLLLSILAGTREADLIAATGAGSVVRAMPNLPVAIGRGVVSLCGASATADHRSSVTLLMAPLGLVEWVDEPLFDVATALAGSGPAFVYRFIDALSAGGAALGLDPAQALRMALATVVGAARLAEDAREQPGVLADRVASKGGSTRAGLDVLDEDAALARLVEETLAAAERRNRELAALNTR, from the coding sequence GTGACGCTGCGCACCATCGGCCTGGTCGGATGCGGCGCCATGGCCGGCGCGATGCTGGCCCGGTGGATCGCCACTGAAACCATTGCCGCCCGGGACGTGTTCGTGGTCAACACCGCCGACCGCGCGCTGCCCGATGGCGTGGCGCAGGGCAGGGCGTTTCCGGCAGACGCGCAATTCGATGCCGTGATGATCGGGGTAAAGCCCCAGCAGCTGGGCGAGGCGATTGCCGCGCATGGGGACATGCTGGCCGCTGCGCCGCTGCTCCTTTCCATCCTGGCCGGAACCAGAGAGGCTGATCTGATCGCCGCAACCGGTGCGGGTTCCGTGGTCCGCGCGATGCCGAACCTGCCCGTCGCGATCGGCCGGGGCGTCGTGTCGCTCTGCGGTGCCAGCGCCACCGCGGATCATCGGTCCTCCGTCACGCTGTTGATGGCCCCGCTCGGGCTGGTCGAATGGGTCGATGAACCGCTGTTCGATGTCGCCACCGCGCTGGCGGGCAGCGGCCCGGCCTTTGTCTATCGATTCATCGACGCGCTGTCGGCCGGTGGGGCGGCGCTGGGGCTGGATCCGGCACAGGCGCTTCGCATGGCGCTGGCCACGGTGGTCGGCGCGGCAAGGCTGGCCGAAGATGCGCGGGAACAGCCCGGCGTCCTGGCCGACCGGGTGGCCAGCAAGGGCGGATCGACGCGCGCGGGCCTTGATGTCCTGGATGAGGACGCGGCACTGGCCCGGTTGGTCGAAGAGACCCTGGCCGCCGCCGAACGGCGCAATCGCGAATTGGCGGCA
- a CDS encoding YbjN domain-containing protein: protein MLEESDFDRDDAAPIEMLENYFSAHGWSYEREEDEIVAKVKGSWTEFELRAIWRAEDGVIQFLAFPDIRVPDERRPVLYEAIGLVNEQLWIGHFELWSSSGILLYRHAAMIDAGDGGTLSLAQAELLVESAIDECERFYPVFQFVLWGGKTPREAIAASMIETQGEA, encoded by the coding sequence ATGCTTGAAGAATCCGATTTCGATCGCGACGACGCCGCCCCGATCGAGATGCTTGAAAACTATTTCTCCGCGCATGGCTGGTCGTACGAGCGCGAAGAGGACGAGATCGTCGCCAAGGTAAAGGGCAGCTGGACCGAGTTCGAGCTGCGCGCGATCTGGCGGGCCGAGGACGGCGTGATCCAGTTCCTCGCCTTTCCCGACATCCGCGTGCCGGACGAGCGTCGGCCCGTGCTGTACGAGGCGATTGGGCTGGTCAACGAACAGCTGTGGATCGGGCATTTCGAACTCTGGTCTTCGTCCGGCATCCTGCTGTATCGCCATGCCGCGATGATCGATGCGGGAGATGGCGGCACGCTGTCGCTGGCGCAGGCCGAATTGCTGGTCGAAAGCGCGATCGACGAATGCGAGCGGTTTTACCCGGTGTTCCAGTTCGTCCTGTGGGGCGGCAAGACCCCGCGTGAGGCGATTGCCGCGTCGATGATCGAGACTCAGGGCGAGGCGTGA
- a CDS encoding accessory factor UbiK family protein: MQSDNKLIDDLVKFMNGAAGTIAGMAREGESAARDRAREWIGGLDFVSRDEFDAVKAMAVAARDEADALKARLDAIEQQLAGLNAAKTKAAKAPPAEPKAE, from the coding sequence ATGCAATCCGACAACAAGCTGATCGACGATCTCGTCAAGTTCATGAACGGCGCGGCCGGCACCATTGCAGGCATGGCGCGCGAGGGCGAATCGGCGGCGCGCGACCGGGCCCGCGAATGGATCGGCGGACTTGATTTCGTCAGCCGCGACGAATTCGACGCGGTCAAGGCGATGGCAGTTGCCGCGCGGGACGAGGCGGATGCGCTGAAGGCGCGCCTTGATGCGATCGAACAGCAGCTGGCCGGCCTTAACGCTGCAAAAACCAAGGCGGCAAAGGCGCCCCCTGCCGAACCCAAGGCCGAATAA
- a CDS encoding TspO/MBR family protein, whose amino-acid sequence MNEIASKGQLRLSFLRWAVVTVPLVVLLGLGAGRLVQSGEDNAWYAALVRPDITPPGWLFGVAWTTLYILLGLAIAIVLHARGAKGRGVAIALFVVQLALNLVWSPLFFGAHQVTLGFWLIVAILVLAIATTFAFGRVRSLAAWLMVPYLLWLSFASILNFQFDQLNPDAETLVISRASTQVPL is encoded by the coding sequence GTGAACGAAATCGCGTCAAAGGGGCAGTTGCGGCTATCATTCTTGCGCTGGGCCGTGGTCACGGTTCCGCTTGTCGTCCTGCTGGGGCTGGGCGCGGGGCGGCTGGTGCAATCGGGCGAGGACAATGCCTGGTACGCTGCCCTGGTACGGCCGGATATCACGCCGCCCGGCTGGCTGTTCGGCGTTGCGTGGACGACGCTGTACATCCTGCTCGGCCTTGCCATCGCGATCGTTCTTCATGCCCGCGGGGCGAAAGGGCGGGGCGTGGCCATCGCCCTGTTCGTGGTGCAGCTGGCACTGAACCTGGTCTGGTCGCCGCTGTTCTTTGGCGCGCATCAGGTCACGCTCGGCTTCTGGTTGATCGTCGCGATCCTGGTGCTGGCCATCGCCACCACCTTTGCCTTTGGCCGGGTCCGCTCGCTCGCAGCCTGGCTGATGGTGCCCTATCTGCTGTGGCTCAGCTTTGCCTCGATCCTCAATTTCCAGTTCGATCAGTTGAACCCGGATGCGGAAACCCTTGTGATTTCACGCGCCTCCACCCAAGTTCCGCTTTGA
- a CDS encoding efflux RND transporter permease subunit, which translates to MQLSDLSVRRPVFAAVLSILLTLFGLVGYLSLSIREYPDTDPPIVSIETVYTGAAASVIEARITQPLEDALSGIEGIQTITSTSRDGQSSISIEFRPNREVDSAANDVRDRVGSVLEDLPEEALAPEVRKVDADASPIMFMVVSRPGWTRLQLSDYVNRNLVDRFGTIDGVARIFVGGEARPSMRVWLNAQKLAAFQLTPTDIENSLRSQNVELPAGRLESSQQNVTLRVDRAFAAPDSFSRLIVGRGPDGYLVRLGDVARVEVGAENPYSSFRLNGGSAVGMGIVRQSGANTLAVADAAKKLAENLKPDLPQGMTITIGSDDSLFIGEAIEKVWHTLAEAAILVVAVIFLFLGSWRATIIPAVTVPICLLGAFAVLWMVGYSVNLLTLLAMVLAIGLVVDDAIVVLENVYHRIEEGESPLVAAFKGTRQVGFAVISTTLVVCAVFVPVMFLAGQTGLLFRELAVAMIGAIAFSGFLALTLTPMLCSKMLRKEKRGRVTGWVDRQFQRLETGYSNRLDGVIRKPLLTTIVVVAFLAFGGFSYTLIQSELVPAEDQGGLNATINAPEGTGFDQMDKYTLEAQAKLLPLLDQGAVRTMITRVPGSFGPSDDFNSAAFVIFLKHWDERTVSTQDVANQVNGILQTLPAVRGNAQVRSALGRGRGQPLNLVIAGTTYEGLAEARDRILAAASNNPGIINLDSDYKETKPQLRIDVDTTRAGDLGVSVQEVSTALQTLLGSRRVSTYVDRGEEYYVVVQAEPTNRSTLTDLATIYVRARSGALVPLSNLVTTREVSGPRDLGRFNKLRAITLSGGLAPGYTLGEALTFLETEARKSPEVLAVGYRGESQAFKETGGSILLVFGLTIVIIYLLLAAQFESFVHPAVIITTVPLAVAGGLIGLLLFGKTLNLYSQIGIVMLVGLAAKNGILIVEFANQLRDEGMEIVQAIREASARRLRPILMTSIATIAGAVPLVLAGGAGSAARSSIGVVIVFGVLFATVITLFLIPLLYSRLAKRTQSPEAVGRELDAALGAPQPAE; encoded by the coding sequence ATGCAGTTGTCGGACCTATCCGTCCGGCGACCCGTCTTTGCGGCCGTCCTGTCAATCCTGCTGACCCTGTTCGGGCTGGTCGGCTATCTCAGCCTGTCGATCCGCGAATATCCGGACACCGATCCGCCGATCGTGTCGATCGAAACCGTCTATACCGGTGCCGCCGCGTCCGTCATCGAGGCGCGGATCACCCAGCCGCTTGAGGATGCGCTGTCGGGCATCGAAGGGATTCAGACGATCACCTCGACCTCCCGCGACGGACAGTCGAGCATCTCCATCGAATTTCGTCCCAATCGAGAGGTCGATTCGGCCGCCAACGACGTGCGTGACCGCGTCGGCAGCGTGCTGGAGGACCTGCCCGAAGAGGCGCTGGCCCCGGAAGTCCGCAAGGTCGATGCCGACGCCTCGCCGATCATGTTCATGGTGGTGTCGCGGCCCGGCTGGACGCGGCTGCAGCTGTCCGATTACGTCAACCGCAATCTGGTCGACCGGTTCGGCACCATCGACGGCGTTGCCCGCATCTTTGTGGGCGGTGAGGCGCGGCCTTCGATGCGCGTATGGTTGAATGCGCAGAAGCTGGCCGCCTTTCAGCTGACGCCGACCGACATTGAAAATTCGCTGCGCAGCCAGAATGTCGAACTGCCGGCCGGGCGACTGGAGTCCAGTCAGCAGAATGTCACGCTGCGCGTCGACCGTGCCTTTGCCGCGCCCGACAGCTTTTCCCGCCTGATCGTCGGCCGTGGGCCGGACGGTTATCTGGTGCGGCTGGGCGATGTCGCGCGGGTCGAGGTGGGAGCCGAAAATCCCTATAGCAGCTTCCGCCTGAACGGCGGTTCGGCGGTCGGCATGGGCATTGTCCGTCAGTCGGGAGCCAACACGCTGGCCGTCGCCGATGCAGCCAAGAAACTGGCCGAGAACCTGAAGCCCGACCTGCCGCAGGGGATGACGATCACGATCGGATCGGACGATTCGCTGTTCATCGGTGAAGCGATCGAAAAGGTCTGGCACACCCTGGCGGAGGCCGCGATCCTGGTGGTTGCCGTCATCTTCCTGTTCCTGGGATCGTGGCGGGCGACGATCATCCCGGCGGTGACCGTGCCGATCTGTCTGCTGGGCGCCTTTGCCGTGCTGTGGATGGTCGGGTATTCGGTCAATCTGCTGACCCTGCTGGCAATGGTCCTCGCCATCGGCCTCGTTGTCGACGATGCCATCGTCGTCCTTGAAAACGTCTATCACCGGATCGAGGAAGGGGAATCGCCCCTGGTCGCGGCGTTCAAGGGCACGCGTCAGGTCGGGTTCGCCGTCATTTCCACCACGCTGGTCGTCTGCGCCGTGTTCGTACCGGTCATGTTCCTGGCCGGGCAGACCGGCCTGTTGTTCCGCGAGCTTGCGGTGGCCATGATCGGCGCAATCGCCTTTTCCGGTTTCCTTGCGCTGACGCTGACGCCGATGCTGTGTTCCAAGATGCTGCGCAAGGAAAAGCGCGGCCGGGTCACCGGCTGGGTCGACCGCCAGTTTCAGCGGCTCGAAACCGGCTATTCCAACCGGCTGGATGGCGTGATCCGCAAGCCGTTGCTGACCACGATTGTCGTCGTCGCCTTTCTGGCCTTTGGCGGATTTTCGTACACGCTCATCCAGTCCGAACTGGTGCCGGCCGAGGATCAGGGCGGCCTGAACGCGACGATCAATGCGCCGGAAGGCACCGGTTTCGATCAGATGGACAAATACACGCTGGAGGCGCAGGCAAAGCTGTTGCCGCTGCTGGATCAGGGCGCGGTGCGCACCATGATCACCCGCGTGCCCGGCAGTTTCGGCCCCAGCGACGATTTCAACAGCGCCGCGTTCGTCATTTTCCTGAAGCACTGGGACGAGCGCACGGTCAGTACGCAGGACGTCGCCAATCAGGTCAACGGTATCCTGCAGACGCTGCCCGCCGTGCGCGGCAACGCTCAGGTCCGCTCCGCCCTTGGCCGCGGCCGGGGCCAGCCGCTGAACCTGGTCATTGCCGGCACCACCTATGAAGGGCTGGCCGAGGCGCGTGACCGCATCCTTGCCGCCGCATCGAACAACCCGGGCATCATCAACCTCGATTCCGATTACAAGGAAACCAAGCCGCAGCTGCGCATCGATGTGGATACCACGCGCGCAGGCGACCTTGGCGTTTCGGTGCAGGAGGTCAGCACCGCGTTGCAGACGCTGCTCGGATCGCGCCGCGTTTCCACCTATGTCGACCGGGGCGAGGAATATTATGTGGTCGTGCAGGCGGAACCGACCAACCGGTCGACCCTGACCGATCTGGCGACCATCTATGTCCGCGCGCGGTCCGGTGCGCTGGTGCCGCTGTCCAACCTGGTCACCACGCGGGAAGTGTCGGGGCCACGCGATCTTGGCCGGTTCAACAAGCTGCGGGCGATCACCCTGTCGGGCGGCCTTGCCCCGGGCTACACGCTGGGCGAGGCGCTGACCTTCCTGGAAACCGAGGCGCGCAAGTCGCCCGAGGTGCTGGCCGTCGGCTATCGCGGCGAAAGCCAGGCGTTCAAGGAAACGGGCGGATCGATCCTGCTGGTTTTCGGCCTGACCATCGTCATCATCTATCTGTTGCTGGCGGCCCAGTTCGAAAGTTTCGTTCATCCAGCGGTGATCATCACCACCGTGCCGCTTGCGGTCGCCGGCGGCCTGATCGGTCTGCTCTTGTTCGGCAAGACGCTCAACCTTTACAGCCAGATCGGCATCGTCATGCTGGTCGGGCTGGCGGCAAAGAACGGCATTCTGATCGTCGAGTTCGCCAATCAGCTGCGCGATGAAGGGATGGAGATCGTTCAGGCGATCCGTGAGGCTTCGGCCCGCCGCCTGCGCCCCATTCTGATGACCTCGATCGCGACCATCGCCGGCGCGGTGCCGCTGGTGCTGGCCGGCGGGGCGGGCAGCGCGGCACGATCGTCCATCGGCGTGGTCATCGTTTTCGGCGTGCTGTTCGCCACGGTGATCACGCTGTTCCTGATACCGCTGCTCTATAGCCGCCTTGCCAAGCGGACCCAGTCGCCGGAGGCGGTGGGACGCGAACTGGATGCCGCGTTGGGGGCACCGCAGCCGGCCGAATAG
- a CDS encoding efflux RND transporter periplasmic adaptor subunit: MHKQILILSLALMAAGCGGGSQPAAKGRAAPLVAVSPVVQERFVERIEAVGTANANEQVTLAAPVTERIERLAFDDGDFIRKGDVVAVLARGQETAQLDVASARAAEAEKQLSRLAELRQRGFATQSALDAQTALAAQARAQAAEARASIGDRVLRAPFSGYVSLRNISAGAIVSAGTEVARISDLSVIKLDFSVPETMLSALKQGQPIEAQAAAYPDERFRGRIDVIDAIVNPETRAVTVRALIPNPDARLKPGMLLTVVVEAQARTAPSVPELAVVGDGDENFVFVVEQGKAKRVAVRTGIRQGGKVEILSGLGPDARVITEGVVKVADGQQVRLNGQEQAATGIGKPTGGSAN; encoded by the coding sequence ATGCATAAGCAAATCCTGATCCTTTCGCTCGCGCTGATGGCGGCGGGCTGCGGCGGCGGTTCGCAACCGGCGGCCAAGGGGCGCGCGGCGCCGCTTGTTGCCGTGTCCCCGGTGGTTCAGGAACGGTTTGTCGAACGGATCGAGGCGGTCGGCACCGCCAATGCGAATGAACAGGTGACGCTGGCCGCCCCCGTGACGGAGCGGATCGAGCGCCTGGCATTCGATGATGGCGATTTCATTCGCAAGGGCGATGTGGTTGCCGTGCTGGCCCGCGGTCAGGAAACGGCCCAGCTGGACGTTGCCAGCGCCCGCGCGGCAGAGGCCGAAAAGCAGCTTTCCCGCCTGGCTGAACTCCGCCAGCGCGGATTCGCGACGCAAAGCGCGCTGGATGCGCAGACCGCACTTGCGGCGCAGGCGCGCGCTCAGGCGGCTGAGGCGCGTGCGTCCATCGGCGACCGGGTGCTGCGCGCGCCGTTTTCCGGCTATGTCTCGCTGCGCAACATCTCCGCCGGGGCGATCGTCAGTGCCGGAACCGAGGTCGCGCGGATCAGCGATCTTTCGGTGATCAAGCTCGATTTCTCGGTCCCCGAAACCATGCTGTCCGCCCTGAAACAGGGTCAGCCGATCGAGGCGCAGGCCGCCGCCTATCCCGATGAGCGGTTCCGTGGCCGGATCGATGTCATCGATGCGATCGTGAACCCGGAAACCCGCGCCGTCACCGTCCGCGCCCTTATCCCCAATCCCGACGCCCGGTTGAAGCCGGGGATGCTGCTGACCGTGGTGGTGGAGGCGCAGGCACGCACCGCGCCGTCTGTGCCCGAACTGGCGGTTGTAGGCGATGGGGACGAAAACTTCGTGTTTGTCGTCGAACAGGGCAAGGCCAAGCGCGTGGCGGTGCGCACCGGCATTCGTCAGGGGGGCAAGGTTGAAATCCTGTCCGGCCTTGGCCCAGATGCGCGCGTGATTACCGAAGGGGTGGTTAAGGTTGCCGATGGGCAGCAGGTCCGCCTTAACGGTCAGGAACAGGCCGCTACCGGCATCGGCAAGCCGACGGGCGGGAGCGCCAACTGA
- a CDS encoding TlyA family RNA methyltransferase: protein MGKTRIDQLLAERGLAESRTRAQALVMAGVVFVGDRKVDKPGQQIPDDAEITVKGRDHPWVSRGGIKLAHALDHFAIDPVGAVAMDVGSSTGGFTDVLLTRGAARVYAVDSGTNQLAWKLRQDPRVIVHEQTSARILTADHVPELVDLIVCDASFIALHKVLPVPMSFAAPGAWLVALIKPQFEAERHEIGKGGVVRDPAVHRRVCDATKSWLGTIGWTVQDAVESPITGPEGNVEFLIAARNDVRALALGSSAE from the coding sequence ATGGGAAAGACGCGGATCGATCAACTGCTCGCCGAACGGGGCCTGGCGGAGAGCCGAACCCGGGCTCAGGCGCTGGTCATGGCCGGGGTCGTTTTCGTCGGCGATCGAAAGGTGGACAAGCCCGGGCAGCAGATCCCCGACGATGCCGAGATCACCGTCAAGGGCCGCGACCATCCCTGGGTTTCGCGGGGCGGGATCAAGCTGGCCCATGCGCTCGATCATTTTGCGATCGATCCCGTGGGCGCGGTGGCGATGGATGTCGGATCATCGACCGGCGGGTTCACCGACGTTCTGCTGACCCGCGGCGCGGCGCGGGTCTATGCCGTGGACAGCGGCACCAACCAGCTGGCGTGGAAACTGCGTCAGGATCCGCGGGTGATCGTGCATGAACAGACAAGCGCACGCATCCTGACCGCCGATCATGTGCCCGAACTCGTCGATCTGATCGTCTGTGACGCAAGCTTCATTGCGCTGCACAAGGTGCTGCCCGTGCCGATGTCCTTTGCCGCACCGGGTGCCTGGCTGGTCGCGCTGATCAAGCCGCAGTTCGAGGCGGAACGGCACGAAATCGGCAAGGGCGGGGTGGTCCGCGATCCGGCGGTTCACCGGCGTGTGTGCGATGCAACCAAATCATGGCTTGGCACGATTGGCTGGACCGTGCAGGATGCGGTGGAAAGCCCCATCACGGGGCCGGAAGGAAATGTTGAGTTTCTTATCGCGGCGCGAAACGACGTTCGCGCGCTTGCGTTAGGGTCCTCTGCAGAATAG
- a CDS encoding alpha/beta hydrolase: MAIFDTHDRTGPTILTVPGLDNSGPGHWQTIWESVRGDVRRVELGLWNAPQRNPWVTRLDQAIGESSAPVVLAGHSLGCIAIAWWATMAAPEVLARVGGALMVAPADVDWADAQILRTFRPIPIEPLPFPSILVASRDDPWLDVERAHHLATHWGSLFHDAGAAGHINADSGLGSWPEGQELLARLSDGSIHRTATRRVPPGWRNPAGDPRGFGLGSS, from the coding sequence ATGGCGATCTTTGACACGCATGACCGTACCGGCCCGACCATTCTGACCGTGCCCGGGCTGGATAACAGCGGCCCGGGCCATTGGCAGACGATCTGGGAATCGGTGCGCGGGGACGTGCGCCGGGTCGAGCTTGGCCTGTGGAATGCGCCGCAGCGCAATCCGTGGGTCACCCGGCTGGATCAGGCGATCGGCGAATCATCCGCACCCGTGGTGCTGGCCGGGCACAGCCTGGGTTGTATCGCCATCGCCTGGTGGGCGACCATGGCGGCGCCGGAGGTGCTGGCGCGGGTTGGCGGCGCGTTGATGGTGGCGCCAGCCGATGTCGACTGGGCGGATGCGCAAATCCTGCGGACCTTCCGCCCCATTCCCATCGAGCCGCTGCCCTTCCCCTCCATCCTCGTCGCCAGCCGCGACGATCCGTGGCTGGATGTGGAACGGGCGCACCACCTGGCAACCCATTGGGGCAGCCTGTTTCACGATGCGGGGGCGGCCGGGCATATCAATGCCGACAGCGGCCTCGGTAGCTGGCCCGAGGGGCAGGAGCTGCTCGCCCGGCTCAGCGACGGGTCGATCCACCGGACCGCCACCCGGCGCGTGCCGCCCGGCTGGCGCAACCCGGCGGGGGATCCGCGCGGATTTGGCCTGGGCAGCAGCTAA
- the dxs gene encoding 1-deoxy-D-xylulose-5-phosphate synthase, whose product MTDRPATPLLDTVPTPEALRKLKPADLRQLADELRSETISAVGTTGGHLGSGLGVVELTVAIHYVFNTPDDRLVWDVGHQCYPHKILTGRRDRIRTLRQGGGLSGFTKRAESEYDPFGAAHSSTSISAALGFAVANKMAGTPGKGIAVIGDGAMSAGMAYEAMNNAEQAGNRLIVILNDNDMSIAPPVGGLSAYLSRIVSSREFLGVRETLKRLARKLPEPLQKAARKTDEYARGLAMGGTLFEELGFYYVGPIDGHNLDHLVPVLENVRDAAEGPCLIHVVTKKGKGYAPAENSADKYHGVQKFDVITGAQVKAPPGPPAYQNVFGETLAKLAETDKRICAITAAMPGGTGVDKFANAHPDRSFDVGIAEQHAVTFAAGLAAQGMRPFCAIYSTFLQRAYDQVVHDVAIQNLPVRFAIDRAGLVGADGCTHAGSFDVTYLASLPNFVVMAAADEAELVHMTYTAACHDSGPIAFRYPRGNGVGVPLPAVPQQLEIGKGRVVREGKKVAILSLGTRLSEALKAADVLDAKGLSTTVADLRFAKPLDEELIRRLLATHEVAVTIEENAIGGLGAHVLTMASDAGLIDGGLKLRTMRLPDLFQDQDKPEVQYDQAGLNAPHIVDTVLKALRWNETETEAGARA is encoded by the coding sequence ATGACTGACCGTCCCGCGACACCGCTGCTCGACACTGTTCCGACGCCCGAGGCCCTTCGCAAGCTGAAGCCAGCCGACCTTCGGCAGCTTGCCGACGAATTGCGCAGCGAGACGATTTCGGCGGTCGGCACAACGGGCGGCCATCTGGGGTCCGGGCTTGGCGTGGTCGAATTGACTGTCGCCATCCATTACGTCTTCAACACGCCGGACGACCGGCTGGTGTGGGACGTTGGCCATCAATGCTATCCGCACAAGATCCTGACCGGGCGGCGCGATCGCATCCGCACGCTGCGTCAGGGGGGCGGCCTGTCCGGTTTCACCAAGCGGGCGGAAAGCGAATATGATCCGTTCGGCGCGGCGCACAGCTCGACCAGCATTTCCGCAGCACTGGGCTTTGCCGTCGCCAACAAGATGGCGGGCACGCCGGGCAAGGGCATTGCCGTGATCGGCGATGGCGCGATGAGCGCCGGCATGGCCTATGAGGCGATGAACAATGCCGAACAGGCGGGCAATCGCCTGATCGTCATCCTGAACGACAATGACATGTCGATTGCCCCGCCGGTCGGCGGCCTGTCGGCCTATCTGTCGCGCATCGTGTCCAGCCGCGAATTTCTGGGCGTGCGCGAAACGCTGAAGCGGCTGGCGCGCAAGCTGCCCGAGCCGCTGCAAAAGGCGGCGCGCAAGACCGATGAATATGCCCGCGGCCTGGCCATGGGCGGCACGTTGTTCGAGGAACTGGGCTTTTACTATGTCGGCCCGATCGACGGCCACAATCTCGACCATCTCGTCCCCGTGCTGGAAAATGTGCGCGACGCGGCGGAAGGGCCCTGCCTGATCCATGTCGTGACGAAAAAGGGCAAGGGCTATGCCCCGGCCGAAAACAGCGCCGACAAATATCACGGCGTCCAGAAGTTCGACGTGATCACGGGCGCGCAGGTCAAGGCACCGCCGGGGCCGCCGGCATATCAGAACGTGTTCGGCGAAACGCTGGCCAAGCTGGCCGAGACCGATAAGCGGATCTGCGCCATCACCGCGGCCATGCCGGGCGGGACGGGCGTCGACAAGTTCGCCAACGCGCATCCGGATCGTAGCTTCGACGTCGGTATCGCCGAACAGCACGCCGTCACCTTTGCCGCCGGTCTTGCGGCGCAGGGGATGCGCCCGTTCTGCGCCATTTATTCGACCTTCCTTCAGCGCGCCTATGACCAGGTGGTGCATGATGTTGCGATCCAGAATCTGCCGGTGCGCTTTGCCATCGACCGGGCGGGGCTGGTCGGCGCGGATGGCTGCACCCATGCCGGCAGCTTTGACGTGACCTATCTGGCGTCGCTGCCCAATTTCGTGGTGATGGCTGCGGCCGACGAGGCGGAGCTGGTCCACATGACCTATACCGCCGCCTGCCATGACAGCGGCCCGATCGCGTTCCGCTATCCGCGCGGCAACGGGGTCGGCGTGCCGTTGCCAGCGGTGCCGCAGCAGCTGGAAATCGGCAAGGGCCGCGTGGTGCGCGAGGGCAAGAAGGTCGCGATCCTGTCGCTTGGCACGCGCCTGTCCGAGGCGCTGAAGGCGGCCGACGTGCTGGACGCCAAGGGGCTGTCGACGACCGTCGCCGATCTGCGCTTTGCCAAGCCGCTGGACGAGGAACTGATCCGCCGCCTGCTCGCCACGCACGAAGTCGCCGTGACGATCGAGGAGAATGCGATTGGCGGCCTTGGCGCGCACGTCCTGACCATGGCGAGCGATGCGGGCCTGATCGATGGCGGGCTGAAACTGCGGACGATGCGTCTGCCCGACCTGTTCCAGGATCAGGACAAGCCGGAAGTGCAGTATGACCAGGCCGGCCTGAACGCCCCGCACATCGTCGATACGGTGCTGAAGGCGCTCCGCTGGAACGAGACGGAGACAGAGGCGGGCGCGCGCGCCTGA
- a CDS encoding transcriptional repressor — MHAHDHQERSGAALASAAQAQLEDAGEQWTAMRASVFAALAEFTKPASAYDIADAVSKREGRRIAPNSVYRILDLFVGANLARRVESQNAYVANAHPGCLHDCIFLVCDSCGQATHLDDDRITGSVRSAAEKAGFAPVRPVIEVRGRCADCDEA, encoded by the coding sequence ATGCACGCCCATGATCATCAGGAACGCAGTGGCGCGGCGCTCGCCAGCGCGGCGCAGGCCCAGCTGGAGGACGCCGGCGAACAATGGACGGCAATGCGTGCCAGCGTCTTTGCCGCCCTGGCCGAGTTTACCAAGCCGGCCAGCGCCTATGACATTGCCGATGCCGTTTCCAAGCGGGAAGGGCGGCGCATTGCGCCCAACAGCGTCTATCGCATCCTCGACCTGTTCGTCGGTGCCAATCTGGCGCGCCGGGTGGAAAGCCAGAATGCCTATGTCGCCAATGCCCATCCCGGCTGCCTGCACGACTGTATTTTCCTGGTCTGCGACAGTTGCGGACAGGCGACGCATCTGGACGATGACCGGATTACCGGGTCGGTGCGCAGTGCGGCCGAAAAGGCAGGATTTGCGCCGGTCCGTCCCGTGATCGAGGTGCGCGGCCGCTGCGCCGATTGCGACGAGGCGTAA
- a CDS encoding MerC domain-containing protein, protein MTTQRLVLGSLIRGMPGIDRLAIGLSGLCAVHCVVTILMVSALASAGSGIVSPHLHEIGLVLAIAFGALGLGIGAWTHGRMLPAATGAFGLGIMAGALNLPHGGAEAAATVLGVAIVALGHDLNRRARG, encoded by the coding sequence ATGACGACTCAGCGCCTTGTTCTTGGCTCCCTGATCCGCGGCATGCCGGGAATCGACCGGCTGGCGATCGGATTGTCGGGCCTGTGCGCCGTGCATTGCGTCGTCACGATCCTGATGGTCAGCGCGCTTGCCTCTGCGGGCAGCGGGATCGTCAGCCCGCATCTGCATGAAATCGGTCTGGTTCTGGCGATCGCCTTTGGTGCGCTGGGCCTTGGGATCGGGGCGTGGACGCATGGGCGGATGCTGCCCGCAGCGACTGGCGCGTTCGGCCTTGGCATCATGGCGGGGGCGCTGAACCTGCCGCATGGCGGGGCGGAAGCGGCGGCCACCGTGCTGGGCGTCGCGATTGTCGCGCTGGGCCACGATCTCAATCGCCGCGCCCGCGGCTGA